The following nucleotide sequence is from Metamycoplasma phocicerebrale.
AATAAATCAAAAGTATATCTATTTAAAATATCTTTCGAGGTTATCTTTTTAGAATTGTTTTCTTTAAATAATATTTCATTATATTCAAAAAATATTTTGTTGATTTTTGCAAACTCTTGTGGATGCGATTTATTCATTAACACTAATTCTTTTTGTTCTTCATCTAAAATAATTTTTGGCGATATATCAAATACTGAAATTCTTTCAATTTTTCTATAATCCCCATTAGAATCCTCTCTTAAAGAATAAATAGTATCATTAAATAATTCAATATTATAATCCTTAATCAACTTTCTTGAATACCTAATTTTATCTATAATGTCTGATTTTGTTTTAGTTAAATTTTTCTTTTCATCAAATACTTCAGTCATTGAATTTTTAATTATATTTGATATTTTTATTGCATTTAAATTTAAATCTTTAAATTCACAAATATATTCTCCAGTTTCAAAGTCAAATATTTTATGATTTTTTACCAAATATTTAGGATCTTTAAAAGCTAGTTTTTGTGCTCTTGGGTTATAATTATTTGCCACTATTGCCAAAATTGAAGCATCAATAGCATGATGAGAAAAATGATTTCTATCTTTTGGACTTAGACCCCCTAATTTTCTCATTAAACTTGTAAATTTGCCTCTTATTGTAACAACATTAAAAGGTTTATCATTTATTTCAGAATAATTATTCAATTTTTCTAAAAACATTTTGTTTGCATATCTTGTATCATTTAAATTTCTTGCTGCAAATTCGATTTCATCATCTTCAGTTATAAGTTCATGCAATAAATTTCTTTTTTTATTCTCTGCTTCTTTAGATTTAGCGTCAAAAAATGGGTTATCTTTAGTAGAAGTGAATTTTTGATTACAAAAATCGATTAATTTTTCAAATTGTTTTTCAGTTAAATATTCTCTAGGAATTCTATTTCCCTTATTTTGATTTGTAGATTTTAATACTAATATTTTATTTGTAATAGCATCATTATAACTAATGCTATAAGGTATAATATGGTCTATTTCAGAATAGCTGGAATCGTTAATAACTTTAAAAAGATCAAGTTTTTGATTAATATATGGATCATAACCATCTTGTTGAAAATACAACAATAATTTTTGTTTTGTTTTTAAATTAAATTCATTAATATCATATTGTTTTCCTAAATACTCAAATATTCTTTTTGATATTAATTCAAAACGCTTTTTATTTAGTTTATTTTGAGTTGTTATTTTTAATTTTTCTTCATCTGAATTATTATCTCTAGGCATTTCAATACCTATTTTAGAAATATTGTATTTATTTTTATATTCTTTAATTATTTGGTTAAATACTTTGATGGTTTCTGCTATAGACGTTTTTACAGCTGGAGCCGCTACTAAATCTTTTAAAAACGAACTATCTAAGTATTTAGATTTTATTTTTGAATTTAATAATCCTTTTTCTTGAAGTAATTTTTCATTTTCTAAAATAGCATTATATAATTTAAAACTTTTATCAAACTTAAAATTTGATAAATTTTTATTTGTATTTAATAAATCATCTAAAACTAAATAAATGGCTTTCAAGGAAATAGAATGATTTTTGATTGTTTTGAATTTTGAATTTTTTATTATTTCTAAAATAGTGGTTTGAATATCTTCTTGATTAGAAAAATACTCTTTAAAAAAATCTATAAATTTTTTATTCACTTTCAAATATCTTTTATCTATATCTTTAAATTTAACTAAATCATCAAAGATTAGATCAAGTTTTTTAGCAAAATTAAAAATATTATTTACATTTAAATTTTTTAAATTAGCATTATTTTTTTTAAAAATTAATAAAAATTGAAATAAAGATTCGAGTTTTGTTATTTCTAAATCATTATTTTTAAAATCTTCCTCTTTTAATAAATCAGCTATTTCCGGTTTAGCATCTTTAAGATATTTTAATATACTTTTATAATTTAAAATAGGCATTTTTATTTTTTTATTAGAAGAATCATTATCAAAACTTACTATTTTTTCTAATCATTTGTTTATAATGTCCTTTTTATCTTCAACTGTTAAATATCAATCATTAGCCTTAGAGTGGCGCAAATTATTGAAATTAGATAATAAATCATATAATTCTGCACTAGGAGACTTTTTAGGAGCGCAATATTCATCGGAAAAGATACTACATTTACCCATAGTTTTTTCTCAAATGTAATTATATTTTTGAATCAATTTGTTATTGGAATCATATTCATAAATACCATAAGGACTATAACTATTTATGCTTCCCGGACCAAATTCATAATTTCTTATAAAGTCATAAAGTTTAAAAAAGTCCTTCTTAAAATTTTCTAATTTGTCTTTCGAATATTGTGGTTCTTGAATTAAAAATAAATAACTTATTTCTTCTTTTCAATGCTTATGAGAAAATTTTACATTTTCAAATGACTCAATTCCATTATATCAACCATGTTTATCATAAAATTCTTTTTGAAACAATGTAGGATATTTATATTTTTTAGTGTCGAAGATAGTTACTTCTATATTTTTTTTGTTTTCACTTTCTTCATCTATGACTTCATAAAAAAAGCCCCGATTTTGTAGATAATCATGCAATATTCAAATCATTTCTTCACTTGTTATTTTTTCTTTTAATGCTTTTTCTTTTAAATGAAGAATATTAGAATGTAATTTAGACATTTTTAAATAAATTTCATCTACTTCTTCTAGTGAAGATAAATTAATTCCAAATAATTCTTTATATTTTCAAACCAACTTTTTAAATTGTAAATTTTTATAAGCTTTTCTTCTTAGGGACCTTCTTATAGACCGTTTTTCTCTTCTATCTAAAGCTAGTTGTGGTTCATTAAATAATCTAGATCCTAATTCTAAAACCTCATTATTATAATTATTTATAATAGCCCACCCAACTGAACCTATTCCTAAATCAAATCCTAAACTAACATCAATCTTTTTTTCGTTATTTTTCACTTCAAACTCCTTAAAATAATATTTTTTCCAAATTAAATAAAAATTAACTATTATTAGTTTAATATTTTTTTTATTAATGTATAATAAAAGAGGTACTAATAAATCTATTTGTATTGCTTAAGAATAGTATGTACTAAAATAAGGCGCCTTTATGGCTGCCGTATTTGCTCCCTTACGGGAGTTTTTTATATATAAAAACGATTGGCATTAACCAATCATTTTTATATATATTTTATTTTGTTTCAGCTGGATAAACTGAAGCAAATTTTCTATTAATTCTGTTTTCAAATTTAACAACTCCATCAATTAAAGCATAAAGAGTATCATCTTTTCCACGTCCTACATTTTGTCCTGGGAAAATTTTAGTTCCTCTTTGTCTATAGATAATGCTACCTGCTGTTACGAATTGACCATCAGTAGCTTTAACGCCTAATCTTCTACCAGCCGAGTCCCTACTATTAGAGGTTGTTCCACCAGATTTCGTATGTGCCATGTCTTATTTCTCCTTAATTTCTGTAATTTGTACTCTTGTATAAGGTTGACGGTGACCTAATTTACGTTTATGTGTTGATTTGGCATTGTGTCTATAAACTACTATTTTTTTTGCTTTTCCTTGTTTTTCAATTGTTCCTAAAACAGAAGCTTTTTCTAAATAAGGTGTTCCAATTTTATCTTTAATAGCTAAAACTTTATCAAAAGTAATTGAATCACCTTCGTTGCCTTCTACTTTTTCGATGTAAATAACGTCGCCTTTTTTAACGATTAGTTGCTTTCCACCTGTTTCGATAATAGCAAACATTTAAGCCTCCTTATATTTTGTCACATCTTTAAGGCACTTTATAAAAAGTTTAAGCCTTCTCAGAATGGTTACTCTATAAGTAACCCTAATATTATAACAAAAACATTTAATTCAATTTAAGTTTAATATAAATAAATATTTTTATTTAGCAATAAAAAATACTATCAAAAATATAGTCCCTAAAGCTGAGCTAAACAACAAAATAACTTTAGGGGTTTTATTATGAAGTTAAAAAAATAAAGACAAAATATAAATAATCAAACTTTCAATTAAAAGTTATAGCATTAAAAATTTATGTGAAATATAAATGTAGCAAAAACTACAATAGTGACTATTAGATCTCTAATATAAAATACATAAATATAATTTCCTAAGCAAGAATAAAAAAATAACTATTCCTTTAATTTTAAAATTTGAATTATTAAATTAGTTGAAAATTGTCACTCTATTCACGATATTATTATAAAATTTAACATAAATTATGTGTTATTTATAGTTGAATAAAAAAATATTTAAATTTAGATTATAAAGCTCTTAAAACAAAAATATGAAGGCCTTGTAAAATGAATTTAAATAAAAAACTTAAAGAAAAAATACAACAATAGATAAAATAATAAAATAAAAAAACTAGAATAGTGTAATGATCAGCTTGAAATAGAAAATGATTTGCTAAAAAAATTGACAGCCTTAGTTCAACAAAGGATAGAGCAACAAAAAAAGAAAAAATAATTGTTTTATATGAATCAAGGCTAAAATATCCTTTAGATAAAAAGCTATTATTTTTTGAAATTGCTAAATCTCATATTTTTATATTTTAAAAAATATAAATAAAGAAGATTCTAACAAGAAATAAAAAAATAATTCTTAAACCAAAACAAAAAAAGTTAACAATTTAAGAACGCTATTTAGAATTTTGTGTAAAGTCTTCAACGCCAAATATATAAAGTATTATAATAAAAATAAAATAATGGCAAAATTAAAAAAATGGCACCTAAACAATAAGATGCCATTCACTAAATAATTTAAAATATTTTTTTAGACCAACTTTTGGGGTTGTTATATAAAATTTGATATTTTTTTAATGTTAATCATTATATTTGTTTTTTATTAGTTTCATCTAAATAAAATTCAATTCCTATAATAGCATAATCTATTAGAAAATCGCTCTCAGTAAAATGTTTACCAACTTTGATTTTTTCTTCTTGAGAAATTTGATTGTAATCTATTTTTATATTATTTTTTCATTTTGATCATAAGTTTTCAACATCAGCATCATGACTAAAATTATTTTCAAATAATTTGTTAACAGTATTTTGAATATCTTCTTCAATTTCACTAACTTTATTAGAATATTTTGCTAATTCGATATTCGCAAATTTATAAATATTCTTCATTATATTTAACGAATTAAAATATCTGCCCATTGTTTGGAAAAACGTAATCACAATATCTTCATATTGTAAAGAAACATCATCTATTGTTTTGTATACAAAGCTTCCATCAGGTTTTTTGCCAGTAATAATAGCCATTTCAATGCTTTTTTCACTAGTAGAAATTTTATTAATTCCTTCTGAGAAACTTACATTTATATAAGGATGTTTTGTTTTGTTAGTAAAAATATAACTATCTCATCCGACATAATCTTTTAAATTTATTTTATATTCCATAAAATTCTTTTTTATGTGTAAGAAATTATCATTAAGCGCTTTTAAAAGTTTTTCTTCAACATTAGCTCCGCTAGTATCTTCTTTCGATTTATTAAACAAGAATAAAACGAAATCAAAATATTTATCTTTTTTTATTCTAGCACTTTTAGGGATAGTAATATTTTTAAAACCTGAAATATTATTTATTTTGTGTATAGCTTCAAATTTTCCAGTTATATTAATTGTTAATTCGAGATTCCCACTTTCGTCATTTGGTTTTAGATCTTTTTCTTCAAAAGTAAAATTAAATCCATTTACCGGGTTTTCTATAGTAATATTAGATACATTAATTTCAGAAGCTAATTTAGATTCTTTATTATTAATGCTAACCTTTAATTCCATTATATCTGATATTTCTTGTTTTCTATTTTTAATATTTTCATAAAATGATTTTAATTTTTTATCATAGTTTTCAATTTCAGTTTTGTTGTATTCGCTTGACCCATATTTTTCTTTTAAGATTTCTCAATCCGAAATAATCACTTCGTATTTTCCTTGTAATCCTATATAAGTATTAGAAGCTGTTGAAATTTCACCAATTGGTTCTTCATAAATTCCTTTTATATCATTGTCTCTTTGCTTAATGGCAGCAAATTCAGCATCCAATTTTGCCTTTATTTCTGTTAAAGATTCTTTATATTCTTTAACTTTCTTTTTTGCTTCTTCCATTTTTAATTTTAAATTATCAAGTAATAATTTAATTTCAAGTTCATCTTTGTTTTTTTGTTCCTCTTCCATTGTTTTCAAAGCCAATGCTATCTTGTCTTCTAAAAATTGAATTGAACCTGTAGATCCATCCAATCTTAAAGTTCCTTTGTCGTTCTCTGTTTTTACAAGACCCTCTTGTAATTCGTTTAAAGCTGTTTGAATTTTACTTTTTGATTTATTGATTTCTTTTTCTAATTCCTCTATTTTTTCTTTAACTTTAATATTAAATAAGTTTGCCTCATTTTTTATTTTTTCATATAAATTTTTAACATTATTATATTGAGGATTGCTAAATTCATTATTAACTTTAGAACCTAAAGGAACTAATCTAGCTTGAACTTGACTTATTTTTTGTTTAATTTCTTTTAGTTTTTCCAAATTATTTTTATTTGGTTCAAAAAGCTTTTTATTATCTTCAATATTTTTTTCTTCAATTTTTAATTTTTGCTCTAGGGTTTTTAATTCTTCTTCAATTTTTAATTTCAAAATTAACAATTGATTCTTTAATGGGTTTGCAATATCAATTTTTGCTAAAAGAGCATCATATTCCATATTAAAATCATTGTGTTGATTTTTAAATATTTCTTTTAAATCGTTTGATTCATTTAAAACCTTTATTATTTCTTCCAACGCTTCTTTAGATAATTCTAAATTATTTTTATTTTCATCTTTTAAAGCTTCTTCTGCTTTTTGAATTGCTAACTGTAATTTTGTAGTTAATTCATTAAATTTATCTTTTTTAGCTTGAAGAGTATCTAATTCTATTCCGCTAATTTTATCTGTAATTTCAATTTTCTTATTTTTAGCCGATTTAATTAGTTCCTTCAATTCATCTGCTTCTGTAACAAAATTATTATTTCTAGCTTTTGTTTCTGTTTCTTCGGCAAACGCTATTGCCTTAGCCAATTTTTCTTTAGCCCCTTTTAGAGCATTGATATCATTTCCTTTTAAAGCTTGTGTCGCTTCTGCTTGGGCTGTTGCTAAATCATTTTTAGCTTTATTTATGTCATCTTTTATTTGTTGTTCTTTTTGTTTTAATAATTCAATCTTGCCAATTGCTTCTTCATCAAGAGTATTAGATAAAATTAATTTTTGATTTAATTGACCTAAATCATTAGAAATAACTTCATTATTTTTATTTGTATCATAAAACTCTTTGGCTTTATCATAAGCCAATTTTAATTCTTCTTTAGCTGATTGAATATTTTGTTTATTATTAGTTGCCAAAGCGTTTGTTAAATTTGTAATTTTTACATCTAAATCATTAATGAAACCCTTAGTTTTTGCTCTTTTTTCTTTGTTTTCTTTAGCTACATTTAATGCTAAATTTGCTTCTAAAGAAGCATTTTTTAATTCATTTGTTTCTTTATCTAAATTTTGATCTTCTGTTTTTGTC
It contains:
- the cas9 gene encoding type II CRISPR RNA-guided endonuclease Cas9 (Cas9, originally named Csn1, is the large, multifunctional signature protein of type II CRISPR/Cas systems. It is well known even to general audiences because its RNA-guided endonuclease activity has made it a popular tool for custom editing of eukaryotic genomes.), whose product is MKNNEKKIDVSLGFDLGIGSVGWAIINNYNNEVLELGSRLFNEPQLALDRREKRSIRRSLRRKAYKNLQFKKLVWKYKELFGINLSSLEEVDEIYLKMSKLHSNILHLKEKALKEKITSEEMIWILHDYLQNRGFFYEVIDEESENKKNIEVTIFDTKKYKYPTLFQKEFYDKHGWYNGIESFENVKFSHKHWKEEISYLFLIQEPQYSKDKLENFKKDFFKLYDFIRNYEFGPGSINSYSPYGIYEYDSNNKLIQKYNYIWEKTMGKCSIFSDEYCAPKKSPSAELYDLLSNFNNLRHSKANDWYLTVEDKKDIINKWLEKIVSFDNDSSNKKIKMPILNYKSILKYLKDAKPEIADLLKEEDFKNNDLEITKLESLFQFLLIFKKNNANLKNLNVNNIFNFAKKLDLIFDDLVKFKDIDKRYLKVNKKFIDFFKEYFSNQEDIQTTILEIIKNSKFKTIKNHSISLKAIYLVLDDLLNTNKNLSNFKFDKSFKLYNAILENEKLLQEKGLLNSKIKSKYLDSSFLKDLVAAPAVKTSIAETIKVFNQIIKEYKNKYNISKIGIEMPRDNNSDEEKLKITTQNKLNKKRFELISKRIFEYLGKQYDINEFNLKTKQKLLLYFQQDGYDPYINQKLDLFKVINDSSYSEIDHIIPYSISYNDAITNKILVLKSTNQNKGNRIPREYLTEKQFEKLIDFCNQKFTSTKDNPFFDAKSKEAENKKRNLLHELITEDDEIEFAARNLNDTRYANKMFLEKLNNYSEINDKPFNVVTIRGKFTSLMRKLGGLSPKDRNHFSHHAIDASILAIVANNYNPRAQKLAFKDPKYLVKNHKIFDFETGEYICEFKDLNLNAIKISNIIKNSMTEVFDEKKNLTKTKSDIIDKIRYSRKLIKDYNIELFNDTIYSLREDSNGDYRKIERISVFDISPKIILDEEQKELVLMNKSHPQEFAKINKIFFEYNEILFKENNSKKITSKDILNRYTFDLFKNFKEELCKDPNKYEEEAKAFLNNEEKRALIIKNENGFSYVKKIKIFGDKIDINNVSFIKNQDNKSFKQSFNWVALLLYKDDKNKYTYLPVNAKIYHFNNNKQINFKDESIYLQKELKKQKKLNKIPLDNKIIDVFYKGTMLIDCSEIIKDKQLIYISGATNGRIEYKYCSHLEKDHDSNKIKRNLKTVNSLLTTYEKIDKSVLG
- the rpmA gene encoding 50S ribosomal protein L27; amino-acid sequence: MAHTKSGGTTSNSRDSAGRRLGVKATDGQFVTAGSIIYRQRGTKIFPGQNVGRGKDDTLYALIDGVVKFENRINRKFASVYPAETK
- the rplU gene encoding 50S ribosomal protein L21, which translates into the protein MFAIIETGGKQLIVKKGDVIYIEKVEGNEGDSITFDKVLAIKDKIGTPYLEKASVLGTIEKQGKAKKIVVYRHNAKSTHKRKLGHRQPYTRVQITEIKEK